The Gossypium arboreum isolate Shixiya-1 chromosome 6, ASM2569848v2, whole genome shotgun sequence DNA window aaatgaactcggactcaactcaacgagttcggatgcctagttacatttcacgaactcggactcaactcaacgagttaggacattcgcatccataagtgaactcagactcaactcaacgagttcggatgctcaaccatcctagtgacatgtcacttgtatcctaatctattcctaaggttcaaacgggctttttccctcgatctcacatttgccgtcttccatggaatagcggaaccgatactcggtagcaattcatatttatcaagtagtaaacataatttgcatattactcaacattaaccacaaagcataatatttcacgattaaaaatcagcatatcatataattaacattaataacttaaaaataacatttatgctacattatttacacatgaacttaccttagtaccaaaatataaagattttgcaatttagtccacaatcttttcttttcctcaatcacgacttaaatctcgtttttcttgatctataataccaaattaatcttatttaatacatacatttatcaaaacagcatttaatgcgaactttaaaaaattacacttttgcccctaaacttttgcataattacacttttgcccctaggctcgggaattaaactttattccttattcttatgttttataacatgctgatcacttttccttctatggcaacatcaaattctctctctaacatatacttgtgactattaggtatttttcttgattaagcccttttactcgcttttcactaaaaccgagtagcacaagttgtctaacataatttaaaaccccatattctatcataaaacatcaaaatacacaaatttcacctatgggtatttttccaaatataaaccctaggttgaattattgctagcataagcttaatcgagcttccgggattctaaaatcgtaaagaacattaaaaacggggcttggaatcacttactatggagcttggaagcttgaaacaaatcctagctatggagaacccttgaaatttcagcctaatgaagaagatggacaaaaattggcttttaattttgtttttaattcattttaataactaaatgaccaaaatacccttactactaaactttccaaaaattccttccatgtcctaattttgtccatgaacttaaaattggtcaaattgctatttaagacctcctcattaatattccaaaacaatttcatactaaaaacttctagaatgcaagttttgcaacttatacgatttagtccctactttcaatttaagcactttaagcatagaatttcatcacgaaattttcacacaatcatgcaatcatatcataaacatcaaaatcattgtaaaataattatttctatctcggatttgtggtcacgaaaccactattcctattaagccctaattcaggatattacagtcaCATATAGACATAATTGGTTACTTTTTTCTCAATCTTTTTTTGACATTTTATAAACGTCACGAATTGAAAACCTTTCGTGATGTTTTGCCCTACTCTTTCATGACATTTTTGTGCGTCACAAATAACCAATGTTTTTCATGATGTTTTTGACTCTTAGAAATGTCACAAAAAGTGAACTTTTCTTGACGTTTCTAGACTTTAACGTCACAAAAGTAAACTGTTCGTGGCATTTTTAAAGTGTCACAAAAACTTTCTCTTATGGTTAATAcatgattttttcttttttacatttCAGAAAAAAATGTCATAGAAagtcaaaaattgattttttatgaCGTTATTAAAATGAAAACACAATTTTGGTGTAGTGTAAGCCAAGAACGCCAACCCGAAATTGCATGTAGGTTGTCCAAACAAAATGTCCAGACTGTTGTCCAACAGTTTATTCAAATAAATGGTCGAACAAGGAATGGAATAGAGTGCTCCAATAGGCAATTCAAAGAAATTTTTGAACAAAGCATGTAGCTTCAGTGATTTTAGTAGCTAAGTTCTCAACAACTTTTCTCTCACCTTATTATTAGTATGCCTCATGTTAAAGTTAACTTCACCTTTTCTCTGGTAATTAACAGCAATTTTAGTAGGCACTGGTGCCCGTTTATTTCGTCATAGATGAAACAAATTTATGTTAAATGATGAGGTAATATTACTTTTTAAGACTTTTCATGTTATATTAAAAGAATTGACATGAGAACATGAGTTCAATCTCTACTAAGCAACTTATATCCaattataaaaaaagaaaaatagagaaaTGATTTGTTCACCATGaagggttttttttattttttttgggagCGGAGTTAGCTGACCATATAGTGTTTATTCTTGCAAAAGATCATTTTCACAAACTTGATTTTTATTATGACttttatatttattagaataTGCCCTCGCTTCTTCGGGAAATTGGATTAAGATTTTAaacaatatttataataattatattaataaataaataaataatgataaaattttaagtaattaTATTTAGACTTAACAATAAAATCATTATgaaaaattatatgaaatattttATGGATTGAGATATTAGCACAAAcacaagaaaaataattaggcaTGACATAAAAATAGCATAAACACAACATAgatatgtaattatttttatttatttattttattatactttATAATACACTTATCAAACCCTTAATATGCTTGTGAAGTCTAAAAATTTGACTAATAATTTACCAAATAAATTTTCTAGTCAATATCTATTAACGAGAAAAACttactaaaaattttatataattaaaaattataaaaatttaaataataaaaagccAAATCATGCTAAGTGTGGCTATAttcttaataaaaaatatttgtattttatatacttggtgaatctataaatatatttaatgatGGTTAATCATACCACGAAGCTCTTAATGAGGTCTTGGTATTGTATGTAAAATATTAATGAATGATTTATTGAGCATCTAGATTTGAATCTCATTGTACACTATTATCATGTATGGGTCTTGAGTCCCATAtgcattaataaaataatttatgcaACTAATTCTCAATAAAACGAAATGCAACTCCATTCCCCAACGGGGCAACTGTCGGTTCCATGCCAGTCTTTTAGCAAACATATTGATAGATAGATGGATATAATCTTATAACCAATTGTGTGTGAAGAGGAGCCTATTGGTGAAGTATGTTGCGAGAGAGATGTTTGAGACATGCTGGAGACATGTTTCTTAGAAGATGCGTATTCGGTAATAATAACATGCATACCACTTTCTCTCTACTGTAATTTCCTAATTGCTTTCTTTTGATAGGTCACCTTTTCTTCttttagaaaaatatataattttttctcCATTTGACTTGATCTCGATTATGTTTCATATTCATGCATCAAATCAAAGAAGTTAGATCCGGTAGCTGTTGAAAAAGGGCCCCTCAGTCCTAGCAAGAAAGCACTTGCTAAGCTCCCCAGTTGCTGCTTTCGTATTCCTTTCTTGTCAAAAGCAATATTCATAAGGTGCTCTTTCATGATCAAATGGATGCCCTTAACTGATATATAATGGACAAAAAGGGCTAACATTAAGAGGATGCAGTGAATCCTTGTAAATGGGTAAACatttaattctttttatcaacttcatcaaaattaatttttttcaggTTTATAGTTATTCCTCCCTTTCAATAATGTTATTTCTaggattttaatttaaattttctttatattttaccattatactcaatacttattaaaaatttatataaaaaattaagtgCCCAGCCCTTTTTTATTCCTAATTTTGCATCTAAAATAACTATATATAACATCCACCAAGCTATATATAATTTACCTATGAAATAAGAAACATTTTTTTGTAGGTGTTAGAACAAAGTTAGCAGCAACAATATACAAACAACTATAAATTTGCTTAAGAACAAAAATGAAACCGAGAGCAAGAGAGAGTGAACTTGAGCACACACTTGGATGATAAAATCAGCAGCATTCTTCATACTTTTGAGAACAAAATACAAAGTTTATAAGTCAAAATGACTATTACCTAATGAGCTAACTACTCCCACTAATCTACTAATACAAGATTGAATTACAGACACAAGTAAGTGACATATCAGCTACTACATCAACTTCAAATCAAAAACAAATCCTACTAACTTTGGCAACAAGTTGCAAAGTAACTAAACTAAGTTACATTGAAACAAAATAGTCAAAATGAACTGAATTAGTGCCGCCACCAATTACGCTTCAAGTGCGACTTGATTTCAATCTTCTTGCTGGTTCTTTGTTGCAATGCAGCCAAAtctcaacactcctccttggaccGTATGCAACAAACACCAATAGATTTTCTTAAAGCTTCAAATCGACAAGTACCAAGTGGCTTTGTCAAAATGTCATAACCGATCCTTTGAACAAAGAATGCACTAAGCTAACTTCTCTGGATTGCTCAACTTCTCGAATAAAATGGAACTTGATTTTGAAATGCTTGGTCTTTCCATGAAATACGGATTCTTGGCTATTGCAACCGCCGATTGGTTGTCAACCAAGATCTCGGTAGCATCAAGTTGCTCTTCATTTAGATCACATAGCAACTTCctaagccaaatggcttgatttaTCTTCTGCCGCTGCTATATACTCGTCATAGTTGATTGAGCAACGATCTGTTGCTTCTTCGAACTCAACAGAACACACTTGAGCCAAGGGTATAAAAGTACCCGACGTGCTCCTCATGTCATCGATGCACCAGCCCAATCACTATCCGAATAACCAACTAACTTCAACTGCTTTTTCTTTCTTAAACAATACACCAAGCCTCAAGGTTCCCTTGATGTATCTCAACACTCTTTTAGCGACTTTGAAATGCACCATATTCGAGCAATGCATGAATCTAGCCAATAAACCGATCGCATGCATCAAGTCCGGTCTAGTTGCTGTCAAATAGAGTAAACAGCCAATTACGCTCCTATACTCCCTTTCATCAACCTTTTCATAATCACTAATGCTTGATGACTTCTCACTTTGAGCCATAGGAGTGCTCACAGCTTACAATTTTGCATGCCAAATTTATCTAGAATCTTCAAGGCAAATGCTTGTCGATCGATGAAAATCCTCGATCGGATTGGTTTACTTCCATCCCAAGGAAGTAAGTCATAGTTCCCAAGTCGGTCATGTCGAATGCTTCTTGCATCGTGCTTTAAACTCATCAATAATGACATCCTTGCTTCCAGTCACTAGCAAGTCATCAACATAAATCGAGACAATTAGCAATGTCTCCTCATTTAACTTCTTCACAAAGAGGGTAGGCTCACTCAAGCTTTTCTCGAACCCGAGCCTCAACAGGTAAGTATCGATCCTGTCATACCAGGCTCTGGGTGCCTGCTTCAGCCCATACAAGGCTTTCTTAAGCCTATACACCTTATCTTCATGTCCTTGAACTTGAAAGCCATCAGGTTGCTCAACATAAATCTCTTCCTTGAGATAACCATTCAAGAAAGCTGACTTAACATCCAATTGATGGATCCTCCATTGCTTCTGTGCAGCTAAAGAAAGCAGAAGCTTGATGGTGTCAAGTCTTGCTACTGGGGCAAAGGTTTCTTCAAAATCGATTCCATACTGCTGACTATACCCTTTGACCACCAACCTTGCCTTGTGCTTGTTCAATGACCCATCAACATTGAACTTTGCTCTAAAGACCCATCGAACACCAATAACCTTCTTCTTTTCTCGCCTCTTAACCAAATCCCAAGTCCGATTCTTTTGAATCATGTCCATTCGCCTCCATAGCTCTCTTCCAATTCATGTCCCTAGTCGCTTCCTCGTAGCTAGAAGGCTCCACAATGGCCACATTGCATCTCCGATAGACATCAAGAATGGATCTAGTACCTCTCACGGAAGATCATCAACATTGCCATCGATAGGATCACTTTCACTAGTTCCAAGTTGCCTTCAATTGAATCTTCTTCAAGTCGACATGCATTCGAACCATCCCAGCCCAAGTCCTCTCTTCATCAAATCGATGTCTCTACTCACCAATATCTTCCTTGTTGAAGGATCATAGACTCTATAACCTTTCTTGTTACTGCTATAGCCTACAAATATGCAAGGAACAGACCTCTTCTCGAGCTTGGTCCTTCTTTCAGCAGGTACAAGGACATAGCACACACATCCAAAGATCTTCAAATGAGACACTGTTGGCTTAAGTCCATGCCATGCTTCGAAGGGTGTCTTGACTTTGACAGCATGTGTTGGAAGCTTGTTGAGCAAGTACACTGAGCTATTGACAGCCTCAGCCCAAAAAGAGTTGGGAAGCTTGCTTTGAAACAGCAAGCACCTAGCCATATCCATCACAGTTCTATTCTTCCTCTCACACACTCCATTTTGTTGAGGAGTGTAGACTGTGGTCAGCTGATGTTGGATCCCAGCCTGCTCACATAGCCTCTTGAATCTCTCAGACAAATACTCAGCCCCATTGTCTGTCCTTAATGTTTTGATCCTACATCCAACTTGGTTTTCAGCCAAAGCTTTGAACTTCGCAAATGCTTCAAACACATCAGACTTCTGTTTCAGGAAGAAAATCCAGCAAAATCTAGTCAGATCATCAATGAAAAGGACAAAGTACTTACTCCCATTCAATGAAGGAGTCTTCATCGGGCCACAAATGTCAGAATGCACTAGCTCAAGCTTCTCTCGAGCTCTCCAGGCTTGATCGACAGGAAATGGCTTTCTTGCTTGCTTGCCGTCGACATACATCACAAACACCTTCTAATGGCTCAACCTTGGTCATATCCTTTGCCAAACCAAGTCTATGCAACAGATCGAGTGACTTGAAGTTAACATGGCCTAGCCTCTTGTGCCATAGACCAAGACTCTCACTCTGGCTCGAATAAGCCTTCTTCTCAAGTTGGCTAACATCCAACATGAAACATTTGTCAGCCATAGGAACTGTGGCAGTTTCTTGCCCAAGAAAATCCTTGATGACACAAGAACCATTCTTAAAAATCAATGAGTAGCCCTTCTCAACCAACCGACCAACACTTAACAAGTTCGATCAATATCGGGCACATACAAAACATCTGAAATTAGCTTTTTACCCGAACTAGAGCTGATTAACACATCTCCCTTGCCTCTAGCTTCAATCAGGTTTCCATTCCCAATCCTGATCCTCGAGCTGAAACTCCTATCAAGTTCTTTAAACAGACTCACATCACCGCCATATGATGCGAAAGACCACTATCCACTAGCCAACTACACTTGGCTCGCTTCGTGGTTGTAAGGCAAGATGCATCAAGACATGCTCCTCCCGAGTGGAACATCTTCAACAACTCGTGCTCGATCTTGTTGTGTTGGTACTTTGCCTTTATTCCTGCAAAGCTTCTCAACATGACCAAATTGTTTGCATTTCCAACATTGAACATCCGGTCTTCTCCAATGTAACTTCTCGAATGTGTGGTCCTCTTGCAGTGAGTGCATGGTGGGTAACTTCT harbors:
- the LOC128293773 gene encoding uncharacterized mitochondrial protein AtMg00810-like; the encoded protein is MAQSEKSSSISDYEKVDEREYRSVIGCLLYLTATRPDLMHAIGLLARFMHCSNMVHFKVAKRVLRYIKGTLRLGVLFKKEKAVERQKINQAIWLRKLLCDLNEEQLDATEILVDNQSAVAIAKNPYFMERPSISKSSSILFEKLSNPEKLA